A region of the Leeuwenhoekiella sp. MAR_2009_132 genome:
AGTCTCACCTATACCACCTATAATAGCTTTATTAATATAACCAGACTGGGGAGCACGTATGTAGTACATATCATTACGTATCTCATAATTGGTACGGCTATTTTCTAACTTACTAACTTCAGCTTCAGAATCATATTGACTAGATTGTGCTGTAGCCCTGTCGCTTTGCGCTTTTGATATTTTATCAATATACGTTGCTTCTAATCTATTAAGCTCTATTTGTGCATTTAAAAGCTCATTGCGGGTTGCCAGTAATTTATTTTCCTGAGAGATTAGTTTAGCTTCAGTTTCCTGAAGTTTTAATCGCTTTTCTTCAACATCAGTTACTGCTTTTAAGCCTTCTTGTTGTAAACTAAGTGTACGCTCATACTGCCGCTGTGCAATGCTTAAATTTGTTTTTGCCGCTTCATAATCTATACTGTCACTTTTAATTTTTAAGCCGGCCTGTATACGTTTGTTTTCAGCTTGCTTAAGTTTTAAAATACGCTCATTATTTAATGCAGCGATTTGATTACTCAGTGCGGTTACTTTTTGAGTATAAGATTCAACAGAATTTGTTTTTGCACGCACCTGTAAATCTGTGCGTTCTACAAGATTAGGATCAAAATATTCATTTTTAATTTCAGAAATAAAGAGAATTGTATCTCCTTTTGCTACAAAATCTCCTTCGCGTACATACCATTTTTCAACTCTGCCCGGGATGGGAGATTGTATGGTTTGTGGGCGTTGTTCTGGTGTTAGTGTGGTGACAAACCCTGCCGAGGATATGGTTTGCGTCCACGGTAAAAACAAGATTATAACCAAAATAATCGCAAATACAGCTAAAAATCTGTTGAAGTATGCGTAATGCTCTTTTTCAAGCACCTTAATAGCAGATTTATACTTAGAAAGATCAACCGCTTTATTTAATTTATTGTGAGATATATTAAGCATAGCTATTTAATTTGAAGTTGATATTTTACCGCCATCGAGCCATAATACTCGTTCGCAATAATTTTTCCACATCGCATCTTTGCTGGCAATTATGATTGACCAGGTGTTGGATTTATCAAATAAGAAATTAATTATTCGCTCTTTTTCTTCGGTTGAAAATTTATTGAGAGGTTCTTTAAGTATAAGTATTTTAGGTTTTCGTACGATACTACGGGACAGAACGATCTTATTTGAAATTGTCTCTGAGATGAACTTCCCTTCGGGCTTTAATGGGGTATGTAAGCCTAAAGGTTGATTTTTAACAAACTCTGATAAGCCCATTTTCTCTACAGCCCAGTCAATGTCTTTTTGAGGAATTGATTGATCTCCAAAAGTTAGATTTTCTAATAAGGTACCTTCAAAAGGAGTTTCTTCAGGGAATGATTGTCCTAGTAATGCACGGTAATGATTTAAGCTAATGCCCTGTATAGATTTATTATTTATAAAGAAATCTCCAGATGTAGGTTCAATAAGTCCTGCTATTATTTTAAGTAACGTAGATTTCCCAGAACCATTAGGACCATTTATAAGCAGGTGTTCACCGGGATTAATATCTAGAGTAATTGCATTTAAAATACTTTTATTATCGCGATCATCTACGTAACCTATATTTTTAAGTTCTAGCGTTAAGGAGTCAGCGTCTGTAAATGGCGTAGATA
Encoded here:
- a CDS encoding HlyD family secretion protein, which produces MLNISHNKLNKAVDLSKYKSAIKVLEKEHYAYFNRFLAVFAIILVIILFLPWTQTISSAGFVTTLTPEQRPQTIQSPIPGRVEKWYVREGDFVAKGDTILFISEIKNEYFDPNLVERTDLQVRAKTNSVESYTQKVTALSNQIAALNNERILKLKQAENKRIQAGLKIKSDSIDYEAAKTNLSIAQRQYERTLSLQQEGLKAVTDVEEKRLKLQETEAKLISQENKLLATRNELLNAQIELNRLEATYIDKISKAQSDRATAQSSQYDSEAEVSKLENSRTNYEIRNDMYYIRAPQSGYINKAIIGGIGETFKEGQQLVGITPSDYDIAVETFVKPIDLPLIHLDEKVRVQFDGWPSIVFSGWPNNSLGTFGAKVVAIENYISPNGKYRILLAPDPEEQSWPEALRVGSGANTMALLEDVPIWYELWRKLNGFPPDYYTPATKSETTKK